The genomic window TTCTCACCCTGGCTAGGGAAGTATTATTCCATATCCTTCCTTCAAAGGAAAACTTCCCCCATCCACACGACTTTCCAAAGCAAGAGATTTGGCACTCGGGGCCTCAGGTAAAGCATGCAGGTTACAGGGTAATACCCCCCAAAACCCTTAATTGCATTTGGATACAGCATGGTTGGAATTCcctgcctcactccttcctcccggCAAGAGGGGAAAAGAGGTGATGCTGTGAACCCCAGCCTGGGATACATGGCAATGCCAGCTCTTCCCAACCCACCCTGTCCCCACTTTCTTTACTCTGCAGTTGATGCCTGCCCCTTGAAACTTCTTGATAGCCAAAAAACTAGCCCCCACCCACTGTGGCTCAATTCTGGGCCTCGGGGAGCATGGCAGGGCTGTGGATCTCCCCCTCATCCTCCCGGAAGTAGGCTGGCTTTCCCTGGGCGCTGGGGGCCTGCTGGGCCTTCAGGGGGCACGAGGCCACCATATGGCTGATGCTCTGGCAGAAGTGGCACTTCTTGGGTTGGGGTGGCAGCCTGCACTCCTAGGCATGATGGTCTAGACCTCCACAGTTGTAGCACCTGTCTCCTTTAGATCCGTGCTTTTGCATGCTCTGCCTCTGTGGCCACCTCTCGCTGCCACCACAGAACACCCACCAGGCCCTGTGACACGGATGGATTCCAGGTCCTTGGCGGACTTCTTGAAGGTGAATTCCACTGCTTCACCCTCCTTCAGGCTCCGGAAGGCCTCCATGTGCAGCTTACTCTGGTGCACAAAGACATCCACGGGGCGGCGGCGAGGGGTGGGGGGGGTCGAGCACCGCCCCAGCGCGGGTGGTCATGTACAGGAAGCTGAACCCCATGCTCACCTTGAATCACTTACAGATGCCGGCCCagtgcagcagctgcagctcgTCCGCCGCCCGGGCTGCATCCTCCGGTGCCTCCTCGGGCGCCTTCTCCACCGCCTTGGTGCAGCCACCTGTAAACTGCTGGTTGGACACGGAGCCCATGGTCGTCGGCAGAGCCCGCGGCCCCGGGCCCCTAGTCGGGCGGCTGCTGGCCTCAGAGAAGTACGGAGGCCAAAGGAGCTtttagttgctttttaaaaagagatttatttatttgaaaggcagagttactgagaggcagaggcagagagagagagagagagaatatcttctacccgctggttcactccacagtgaccacaacagccggagctgggctgatctgaagccagaagctaggagcttcttccaggtctcccacatgggggcaggggtccagaatttagccatagcagagagctggattgcaagtggagcagccaggatttgaacctgtggccatatgggatgccggcactgcaggcagcagctttacccaccataccacagtgttggccccaccttagttactttcaagtgGTATTGAACTATTTTTGTAGATAGcttatgaaaacatatttaaaaccCCAAATAGCTGTTCCATAGAATATAAGGTGCtaagagtaccaaagtttacatttagacacttTTATCTCATTTACCTGTACCCAATTGACAATTAGCAATTACACCTAGCTGACTTAAGACACTGATATTATATCATAActctatctgaattaaggtcaaaattacatttatatggaatCTACTCCTTTTTCTAAAACTCTAGTTAGAAATCAGTgacataggggccagcgccgtggctcacttggttaatcctccacctgcggcaccggcatcctttatgggcagcCGGATCTAGTGCCgactgctcctattccagtccagctctgccgtggcctgggaaggcagtggaggttggtccTAGTGGTTGGGtacctgcaaccgtgtgggagaccaggaggaagcacctggctcctggcttcagatcagcgtagctccagctgtagtggccactggggagggggggtgaaccaacagaaggaagacctttctctgtctctctctcacactgtctaactatctgtcaaataattaaaaaaaaaaaaaaaagaaatcagtgacaTAAAACAGAGACTGCAAAATCCACTTTAGGGGCTGACAAGAACTGATCATCTATTGCTATTGCAGCTGGATCTGTTAAATCAAGTTGGAAAACAAGTTTgtcaagttacaaagcaatattttttaaaggcagtgatctTCCTAGACTCAAAAAAGATAAATTCCTTTATACCTAATGTCCAGTTGCAGCTGAACTAAAATTCTCAGGcatgagattgttatttaccaaagacatctttttaggttttaattgaatttgagtctagTTTCCCACTGGACATTGTTCACATTAAGTTAGCTTTAAGGGGAGAGGACACCCATCAGAGCAGCTGAACACCCCTCCAGAGATTCCTAAGGAGGCAGAATAAAGGGCAATGACCTACAAGGAGACTCGTGAGAGCCCATGAAGAGGCAGGGTAGAGGGAGAAAAACTGGAGGCCTTGCAAAGAGACAATAACATTATACCCCAAAACCAAAAGCCAATCCTGGAAATGTCTAATCGGGCTGTCAGTCAAACCATCCTCAGGGATTAGGAGTCACGTTAGAGCTATCTCAAGAAGTCCAAGAGTTCATCATATGGATTGATCCATATATATTCAATAGCATATGAGGTTTTAGGGCCCAGATTCATGCCTAGAAATCATCACACCCCCCACCCAGACTAAATTACAACAGTGGGTAATGGTCACTGGCCAAAAACTCTCCTTCACTGGGATTAAAAGCCTCAACAGAGGTCAAAAGTGATAACAGAAGGAACTTTTAGCTCAAAATAGACCTAAGGACCTGTGACAGTCTGGAAAATTGTTTAATGCATACTGGAGCACATGCAGGGAAATAGAGGCAAGGAGCCAGTTAGGGAGCAGAGGTCTTTCTGAGTCAGGGAGTcagagtagaggggctggcacttttcACAACTCATTTAGGCTAACTTCTCCATCCTCTAGCTTGTAAGCAGGCCAGATGGTGCTGTGGAAAAGGATGAGGTATTTTTCTTTAAGCTCAGGGGTAAAAAGAGTCCCAAAGTCTAAGGATGCATCCCCACAGAATGCCTATGCCTCCTGCGATGAGAGTATAAAAATAGATGCCTCACCAGCTCTTACCTCTCCTGAGTTTGAGATgccttgttgctgtggattcgttctaaGAGGAAGAGCATGGTGGAGGCAAGAGAAGCGGAGTCATGACTCAGacactgggagtcgggtgaaagcagacTAGAGGCGATGAGCTcccagactcatttatttcagttggtacagcagcttatataggcgaggcagccaatctggtcaagcgGCAGTTTATTCCTTAACCAATCACAGTCTGTTTTCAGGCAGGCTCCTTGGCCAGGtgggttccgaagccattcctgagtaactgacgctcgcttgccagcaggCATCTTCACACGGCATTCTCATTCCACAATGTCTCTCAGAACTTTCCCAAAGCCTGTGGCTTCCAGAAGTGGCctgaagcccacagggaaggggagagggtgaggaTGGGATTAGTACGTGTTACCCATGCTCCCTCAGCCTGTCACTCCTGTAACCTCAGGTATATAGTAAAACATGCAGGGAGTGATCAGCTCCTTTTACTCATGGTGTGCTAGATTGAGCCACTGACTGGTCAAATATATATTATTGCTTTGTTCTCCTACATGAAGAAAAATAGTTGTTCTATGCCTCTTAACCTTGAGTCTTCTCTATCAGGCCAGATTTTGACAACGAGccttcatggcaagagccttagcAAACAAAGGTGCTTCAAGCTAGAGTGTGGAGAGATGTTACCATTTCTGGTTACCACCTAGGTTGGTGACTAGGTGGGTGAAGGGATAAAGAAGCAGAGTGGGGGAATAAAAATTCTTCCAGTAAACCTCCTCTGAGGTATGAGCTACATAGGAAGGTAGGGAATACCAGAGACATGCTGAGACTTATCTGCACAAGTTCTGGTCATGTGGGGAGCTGCATCTAATGGGACTCTAGATTGAAAAGCTACTGGCCTGCAAAAAGGATCATTGAACTTTAACCCAGAGCTAATGAACAAAATATCCACAAAATGCCTACTAATGGGACCAAGAATTCGAGTTTGTAAGACTCAGGTAACCTGGCAGGGTGCAGAAAGCATTTAGAGGAGCAGAGAGGTGGAGATCTTGCCGGGATCTGGGGTAAAGGAAAAACTCACTGAGGcatggagcccagagcccacagcCTCGCTCCAAGCTGTGCCCAGTATCACTGACGAATTAGCCTCCAAGAAGGGAAGGACAGAATTACGTTTTCGGCCAACACCCTAATGGCCGCCAGGCCGATCCCGTgaaaggaagctgagttggaccaCATCaacattcccagagctgagatgagaagTAGGAAGAGTGGAGCCTTGGGCTCTGCAGCTTGTGAGGACTCTAGAAGAGCAGGGGACTTGCTCCCTGCAGCAAAGTGCATTTCCCAGCCCAACACCATTCCAGCTGTCGGGGCCTGTGCCTGCAAGAGACCTTCTGGAAGCACTGGAGTGTAGCCCCAGCCAGAATCTGTCAGTTGTCTCGAGGCCTTCTCCCAGTCCCTCACAAGGGGCCAATCTACACCGGAGAAGAGAGGGGTTAGAATAGAGTGGCCAGAGTGGGCAAGAGAGGTTGCACAGAGTGGCGTGTGCTTCTTGGTCTGCCAGGACACCTGCCCAACTACTGGAGACCCAATGCCCCTCTGGGCTCCAGCAAGGTCTAAGAATCTGAGGTTTGGGCACTGATGGTCCTGCCCACTGAGGCATCCTGGGGCAGAGGAATTGacaagcaggggcccaagatttgTCGTAGACCTGGTGGAAAGAGGACCTTTTCCCTCTCCTGAGACCCATCCACTCCCGTAGAACAGGCCTTATCCCACCTCCCAGAGGTGTCAGACAGCCAGGGCCTCCCAAGAACTCAGGCCCTAGCCGAGTCCAGGGGGTTGCTTTGGCCTTAATCAGCAAGCCTGAGCCATGAGTCTTCAGTATGGCAGCCATGCTAATCGCTTTTAAATGGCTGATCGGGACctggtttttgagaaaatgagAGTTTCTATGGAGGAGAGTGAAATACACCAACAAAAGCAAGAGCTGTCCACATGCTCACTAGTCTGGGGGGATGACCCTGACACTGGTTGGAGTTGAACTTGAGTGGGATCCATCTCATGTTAGAGTTGCTATCCAAGTCACAGCACCAAAATGTAGGGGTGAGATGGCGGCAGCAAAAATAttattaccttggttctttgtctcacatcgAAGAATTTCCaaacagaaaggcaaagagaaaagcaagatttattagagtgagagacctccagccagagtggcatggagggggctcCAAGGGAAGCAAAATCCCTATGACTTTCTCGAGACAACATATTTGcacttacattatagtcaaagtctTAAGGGTTCTACTAAATAGTTAAGTagattttcagaagaaaataggCTAGGGCTATAAATAACAATCAAATGAACAAGTGTTCAGTTTCACTACAGAGATTTTAAAACAGTCGTAATATCATAAAAAAGTACAGTTATATGTAATTTCTACCAATTTGGCAAACCAAACTTTGAGTTCAGCTCTGCCTAACTTTATTCCTTATTTCATCTGATCAATTCCAGTTGTTCTtcattggggaaacactgcaagatataggcacaggcaaagacttcttggagaagacccccgaggcacaggcagtcaaagccaaaattaacaattggggttgcatcaaattgagaagtttctgtactgcaaaagaaacagtcaggagagtgaagagacaaccgacagaatgggaaaaaatatttgcaaactatgcaacagataaagggttaataaccagaatctacaaagagatcaagaaactccacaacaacaaaacaaacaacccacttaagagatgggccaaggacctcaatagacattttccaaaagaggaaatccaaatggccaacaggcacatgaaaaaatgttcaggatcactagcaatcagggaaatgcaaatcaaaaccacaatgaggtttcacctcaccgcggttagaatggctcacattcagaaatctaccaacaacagatgctggtgaggatgtggggaaaaagggacactaacccactgttggtgggaatgcaaactggtaaacccactatggaagacagtttggaaattcctcagaaacctgaatgtaaccctatcatacaacccagtcatcccactccttggaatttacccaaaggaaattaaattggcaaataaaaaagctgtctgcaccttaatgtttattgcagctcaattcacaatagctaggacctagaatcaacctaaatgcccatcaacattaccctgggtaaagaaattatgggatatggactctatacaatactatacagtagtaaaaaacaacaaaatccagtcatttgcaacaagatggaggaatctggaaaacattatgctgagtgaaataaagcagtcccaaagggacaaatatcacatgttctccctgattggtgacaaccaACCGAgtaccaaaaaaggaaacctgttgaagtgaaatggacactatgagaaacagtgacttgataagccctagtcctgactgttgatgaacaacttaatactttatcccttttagtattttttttgttctacttaatactattggttaaactctgtaattaacacacaattattcttaggtatttaaatttaactgaaaagtgatccctgttaaatataagagtgggaataagagagggaggagatgtacagtttgggacatgctcattcGGACTTACCCCtgatggtagagctagaaacatgctggggatttcaattcaatcccatcaaggtggcatgtaccaatgccatctcactagtccaagtgatcaattgctgttcacaattgatcataatgataggattaagagtcaaagggatcacataaacaagactagtgtctgttaatattaactgatagaattaaaaacgagagaacgatccaatacgGAAAgaaggatacacagcagactcatagaatggcagatgttgtaaaagcactctggcctcagaatcagcccttaaggcattcagatctggctgaagagcccatgagagtattttaggcatggaaagctaagatgctctggcaaaaaaaaaaaaaaaaaaaaaaaaaaaactaaatgaaagatctctgtgagtgagatcccagtggaaagaaggggccatgaaagatggaggtacctttctctgagaaaaggagagaacttccactttgactatgaccttgtctaaataagatcggagttagTGAACTCAGAAGGtttacatagccttggcaactcatgacaagagcctagggtgattactgacgccataaacaagagtgtcaattgttaatcaacaacaggagtcactgtgcacttactacccatgtaggatctctgtccttattatgttgttcaatgtgaattaatgctatactagtactcaaacagtactttacactttgtgtttctgtgtgggtgcaaactgctgaaatctttacttaatatatactaaattgatcttctgtatataaagataattgaaaatgaatcttgaggtgaatggaatgggaaagggagcgggagatgggagggttgcaggtgggagggaagttatggggtgaaaaagccactgtaatccaaaagttgtactttggaaatttatatttattaaataaaagtttttaaaaatccagttgttctttaatatttatctatgtgaaaggcagagttgggggtggagggaaggagaggaagagtgagagaatcttccatctgaagatgggccaggccgaagccaagagccatgagcttttTCTGGGGCTCCTATTGTTGCTGTTGAttccttctgagaggaggagcacagtaggggcaagaggcatggagtcacaaCATAGAcaccgggagtcgggtgaaagcaggccagaggcaagcagcccgcagactcatttatttcagttggtacagcagcttatatagccaaggtagccaatccggtcaagaagtagtttatgccctaaccaatcactgcctgttgccaggaaggCTCCTTTTCAAGGtgggttccgaagccattcctgagtaactgatgctcgcttgctcacggccatcttggcatggccttctcattctaccacatcccacatggtgcaggggcgatcttctgctactttctcaggagcattacaGGGAGCtcgttggaagtggagcagctaggactcagtGCAgtattctcatatgggatgctggtgttgcaagtagcACCTTAACCCCTTTTGTCACAACCCCAGCTCTTCTTTCTCAACTAATATCACTGCTGGATGCATTTGTTTTCCGACAGCTCCTGGGTAACAGAACCAGGAAAGGACAAGAAATATGAAAACAACCACAAATGACACaagaagcatttgaaaaatacttTATATCCAGTTTACTTAGTGACTTAGCTCCAACCAGCAGAATAAGTCTCATGAATCAGCTGACCGACATTAGATAATcagctttttttctttaggaAGTGATTATTCCAATTTCCCTAAggcatttatttcattgaaaagattaattttatttatttgagaaacagagttatagGAGAGGTTagagccagaaacagagagaggtcttgcatccattggttcactccccaaatggctctaacagccacagctgagccaaactgaagtcaggagccaggagcttcttccagatctcccatacaggtgcagaggcccaaggacttgggccacattccactgccaggccacagcagagagctggatcacaggtagagcagccaggactcgaaccagcgccaatagggatgctagcgccacagaccagggctttaacccgctgtgtcacactACCATCCTCTACCCACAAAGCATTTACAATGAGATGGTTAGCTCTTTCACAGATTTTACCTTGGCAGGCCTATCCACTGTTGAGGGCACTTCTATCATCTAGAACATTTTCAACCAACAcatggaaatatattttagaaaaataatgaaggtGACAAATTCCCAGTCAAACCAGTGAAATCTTGTGGTAAGTTCATTGCAGCACTAGCAAAATATGAGCAACTGGGAGAAGGAATTACTCTCTCCTAGCCAAGGGCCCCTAATGTGTAAGAACAGCAACAGCAGTGCAACTCACACACAGTGCCAAGGCCTGGCCTGAACAAGGTCAGGTTCAATTCACAGGGAGACTGGTACAGCATAGAGAGACCGCGGGCGGTTTCACCATGCATCTCCTTAGGGTCACAAACCACCACACGGAGGTCACATGGGAAACTTGTTCCCCAGTACAACATGAGGAAAACCATACCCACACTAACCACACCCCAGCGTCTATCCTGAGAACACACTAACAACACTCAGTGGCTCTGGCCGGATCCTCCTGGTGTCAACTCCAAGACACAGAGCTAAACGTTGCTTGCTGGGAAGCACTTTACCTtttccaaaggaagaaaatcagtcCAATAAATACAACTGCCACAGCAATAGAGAAGACATAAATCCAAAAGTCATTATCCATGGCAGATTctgctgagagaaagagaagaacgTTAAGAAAAAGCGAATTGCAAGAGCCAGTAAGACAACCCAACTGCTGCTAGGACCTGTGTGCTTTGTGTCATTTGCCCTCTGCCACGTGCTTCAGCATCACCAATCCTATCACATACACCGTGACACATCATTGTTTCATCCCTTGTCAGAAATGCACTGTAATACGGGCACAGCACACCACGGACACGGGCCACAGGCATCTTCAGAGCTTCTGTAGCCACCACTTCATCTTCTCTCACTTACACACATACCTCCCCAACCcctcacacaaacacatacacacacacagcatattTCCTATTCACTTGTCTCCCACACACCTGCATGCACACATCTAGAACACATACTCATACATACCCTTACTTCCAAGAATAATTCCTTTATCCTCTAGGAGCACGCAAGGTCCCATCTGGTACACCTAGAAAAACATCCCCCCAGGACCTCTGCCTTCCCTACCCCTCCTAGCTCCGGAAGATGCACCTGCCCAGCAGAGTCATTCCTACCCAACACTAGAGACCTGATCAGGTCACCCCGGATGAGGTCAAAAACCTCCCACCTTGCCAGCAGGAGGGGCTCTGTCCTGAGTTGTGTTGTCCTAAGGATCTGCTAGGCCTGGCTAAACCCCCAGGCAGCTGTAGGACCCCTCCACAATGGCCATATATCCTGGGGACTCAGCCCTTGAGACAGGACCTCTAATGTGGCCTCTGCCAGCCAAAAGTTCATAGTAGATCTGGATCCTGCTGGAAGGGATGTTGCAGGCTGGTTCCTGGCCCCTGCTAGCCCCTTCTCTGTAGGGGATTTGGGCAGGATCCTGTCCCCATCCCCCATCATCAGGCCAGCTTCCCACTCCAAGACACACAGACCATCCAGACCTAACCCTGAAGGTGCCATAAGCTGATGAGCAGCCCTGTTTCGACTGGACAACTATTATCACCACTCTCTACTGACCAGACATCTGGTGTAGGGACTTAGTCTGGGCTGCTGATTCAGCTGGGCAGGGCCTGACCCCAGCTTGTTCCCTCCAGCCCaagctttctctccttccctgtcaatCCCAAGAAAAGATCCTTGAGGCATCCAACAATTTAAGTTACACTCCCTCAAGGTGGCGGGAAGCGCCATGTCCAGAAAGATGCTTACCTGTCTCAATCGCTGGAAGACTGAACCGCTGGGACGTGTGCAAGGATACGTGTCCCACCACGCACTGGTAGATGGCCCCATCAGCTTCCACTGGGGACTTCAGTGTCAAGTAGCTAGTAACATTAAACGTCCCATCCTCATTCTTGACCGGAGGGCCAGTGAAGACGCCTTCAGAAATCTGTAGGTGCTGGGGAGCCTTCTGGGTCCACTTCTCCCAAGTTATGGTAATGGGTTCAGGGTAGAAGCCAGATGTCTTGCACTCCACACGTGCGTATCTGTTTTCTTTCGTTGGGGCTTGGTCCAGAGTTACTTTGCCAGCTGGGGAAGCTGCCAGGAGAGAAGAGTCACACAGCCTCAGGCCCAGAGCTCAGCCATCCTTTCCTGCCCTCACAGCTTCTGCTATCTGGCTTCCCTGGTGCCCACATGTCTGTCCATCACCGCTACTGGCCAAGACGGGACCAGATCCACGAGATGGCCACTCTGCTTAAGACCGAGACCGAGGTTGGGTAATTCTGCAGCCATGCCAGTCCTGACATGCTGGGAAGCACTAATGTACCACACCAGACAGTGGCTCCCTGAAGGGAGGCAAGCACAAGCTTATGACCAGCCTGAGGTCTGACACGTAGCACGACCGCAGGAgaggggagtgaactgatggcaCTCACATTCAGCTAACCGTCATCATGCCAGCGCTCCATGAGTCTCTTAGCTATTTTGCATCATGCACACCTTGGAGAATCTGGAGAAAATCTTGGACCACTGTGGTGGTACAGACTCCTAATTGCTGCCTAATTTCCAGTCTGTGTTTTTGGTTAGATGTAACACATCCAGATTAAAGCTACATCACCCAGCTTCCACTGCAAGTCAGCGTG from Oryctolagus cuniculus chromosome 1, mOryCun1.1, whole genome shotgun sequence includes these protein-coding regions:
- the LOC138843203 gene encoding natural cytotoxicity triggering receptor 3 ligand 1-like → MASGLGPTPLLLAVWGTLGATGFLKVEMAGKTQVVFLNGDVTIYCKIPGSPLLDSSIMGVMWFRKIRGSEMEARLYEYYGGHQAAFRPGASVPLELLERGDASLRLPGIQLREAGEYRCEVVVTPQKAEGVVQVEVVASPAGKVTLDQAPTKENRYARVECKTSGFYPEPITITWEKWTQKAPQHLQISEGVFTGPPVKNEDGTFNVTSYLTLKSPVEADGAIYQCVVGHVSLHTSQRFSLPAIETESAMDNDFWIYVFSIAVAVVFIGLIFFLWKRSCRKTNASSSDIS